In the genome of Bacillus sp. S3, one region contains:
- a CDS encoding response regulator transcription factor, translating into MKILLVEDDKTIASGLEYSLQQDQFSTILCHDAASAEKVLAEDLDQIALCLFDLSLPDGSGYELCKLVKKRSDVPVIFLTAIDDEVNVVMGLDMGADDYITKPFRIRELISRIKTVLRRYQKQPQSKIIIEIQNVSINTLEGKVYKNNEEVQLTALEYRLILIFANHIGQVLSRNQLLERIWDVAGDFVNDNTLTVYIKRLREKLEDNPQIPQIIKTVRGLGYKVGD; encoded by the coding sequence TTGAAAATTTTGCTTGTAGAAGATGATAAAACGATTGCTTCTGGTCTTGAATATTCGTTGCAGCAGGATCAGTTTTCCACGATTCTGTGCCATGATGCCGCCTCGGCGGAGAAGGTATTAGCAGAGGACTTAGACCAAATTGCGTTATGCTTATTTGATTTATCCCTTCCAGATGGAAGCGGCTATGAGCTGTGTAAGCTGGTGAAGAAGCGAAGTGATGTTCCTGTCATATTTTTAACGGCGATTGATGATGAAGTTAATGTCGTAATGGGGCTTGATATGGGAGCAGACGATTACATAACCAAACCGTTTCGAATTCGTGAGCTGATTTCGCGGATTAAAACCGTCCTGCGAAGATATCAAAAGCAGCCACAGTCAAAAATCATTATTGAAATACAGAATGTCAGCATAAATACACTTGAAGGAAAGGTTTATAAAAATAACGAAGAGGTTCAATTAACAGCGTTAGAGTATCGCTTAATCCTCATTTTTGCGAACCATATTGGACAAGTTCTCTCACGTAATCAGCTTTTAGAAAGGATTTGGGATGTTGCCGGGGACTTCGTCAATGATAATACCTTAACCGTTTACATAAAAAGACTAAGGGAAAAGTTAGAGGACAATCCACAAATTCCCCAGATTATCAAAACCGTACGTGGTTTAGGTTATAAGGTAGGTGATTAG
- a CDS encoding MOSC domain-containing protein has protein sequence MEITLNKVFVGLPKTIGSKEAANPMGREWTSAIFKEPVDEPIWVGKTGLTGDGQGDLEHHGGPEKAVFAYSLENYSYWQKELGNSEIGAGGMGENLVMEGLDEGAISIGDTFQIGEAIIQVSQPRQPCWKPARRFKVKNLALLLQNMGKTGWYFRVLEEGNVEPGQTFTLLDRPFPQWTIQKCNKIIHAKPLNFSEMRELAQCQLLAPGMRETLWKRIEMQDPSPDIRGRVFGPNE, from the coding sequence GTGGAAATTACCCTTAACAAAGTTTTTGTCGGGTTGCCAAAAACTATTGGCAGCAAAGAGGCTGCAAATCCAATGGGTCGTGAATGGACAAGCGCCATTTTTAAAGAGCCCGTCGATGAGCCAATTTGGGTTGGGAAAACAGGTTTAACAGGTGATGGACAAGGGGATTTGGAGCATCATGGCGGACCGGAAAAAGCTGTTTTTGCTTATTCGCTTGAAAATTATTCATACTGGCAGAAAGAGCTGGGGAATTCTGAAATTGGTGCTGGCGGGATGGGAGAAAATTTGGTTATGGAAGGCCTGGATGAAGGAGCAATTTCCATAGGAGATACCTTTCAAATTGGTGAGGCGATTATTCAAGTATCGCAGCCAAGGCAGCCTTGCTGGAAGCCGGCGCGCCGCTTTAAAGTAAAAAACTTAGCATTATTATTGCAAAACATGGGTAAAACTGGCTGGTATTTCCGTGTATTGGAAGAGGGAAATGTTGAGCCTGGCCAAACCTTTACCTTACTTGATCGGCCGTTTCCACAGTGGACGATTCAAAAATGTAATAAAATTATTCATGCAAAGCCGCTGAATTTTTCCGAAATGAGGGAGCTTGCACAGTGTCAATTACTTGCACCAGGCATGAGGGAGACATTATGGAAGCGGATAGAAATGCAGGACCCCAGCCCAGATATCCGCGGCCGGGTATTTGGGCCAAATGAATAA